In Phocoena sinus isolate mPhoSin1 chromosome 10, mPhoSin1.pri, whole genome shotgun sequence, a single genomic region encodes these proteins:
- the C10H12orf57 gene encoding protein C10: protein MAAASAQAASLSAEQAKVVLAEVIQAFSAPENAVRMDEARDNACNDMGKMLQFVLPVATQIQQEVIKAYGFSCDGEGVLKFARLVKSYEAQDPEIASLSGKLKALFLPPMTLPPHGPASGGSVAAS from the exons ATGGCGGCCGCCTCTGCTCAAGCTGCATCGTTGAGCGCCGAGCAGGCCAAGG TGGTCCTGGCCGAGGTGATCCAGGCGTTCTCGGCGCCGGAGAACGCCGTGCGCATGGACGAGGCTCGGGACAACGCGTGTAACGACATGGGCAAGATGCTGCAATTCGTGCTGCCCGTGGCCACGCAGATTCAGCAGGAGGTTATCAAAGCTTATGGCTTCAGCTGCGACGGGGAAG GTGTCCTTAAGTTTGCCCGCTTGGTCAAGTCTTACGAAGCCCAGGATCCCGAGATTGCCAGCCTGTCGGGCAAGCTGAAGGCGCTGTTCCTGCCGCCTATGACCCTGCCGCCCCACGGGCCTGCTTCGGGTGGCAGTGTGGCCGCCTCCTGA